In a genomic window of Nocardiopsis mwathae:
- the rplI gene encoding 50S ribosomal protein L9, producing MKLILTHEVNGLGAPGDVVEVKDGYGRNYLLPRGFAIRWTRGGQKQIDSIRRARAARDIRNLDDAKQAAGQLGALTVKLTQRAGEGGRLFGSVTAADVAEAVKAAGGPQVDKRRIEIRNPIKSVGDHKVEVRLHPEVTATIALEVVGA from the coding sequence GTGAAGCTGATTCTGACCCACGAGGTCAATGGTCTCGGTGCCCCGGGCGACGTCGTCGAGGTGAAGGACGGCTACGGCCGCAACTACCTGCTGCCCCGCGGGTTCGCCATCCGGTGGACGCGCGGCGGGCAGAAGCAGATCGACTCGATCCGCCGCGCCCGTGCCGCCCGCGACATCCGCAACCTGGACGACGCCAAGCAGGCCGCCGGCCAGCTGGGCGCGCTGACCGTGAAGCTGACGCAGCGCGCCGGCGAGGGCGGCCGCCTGTTCGGCTCGGTGACCGCGGCGGACGTCGCCGAGGCCGTCAAGGCCGCCGGCGGCCCGCAGGTCGACAAGCGCCGTATCGAGATCCGCAACCCGATCAAGTCCGTCGGGGACCACAAGGTGGAGGTCCGCCTCCACCCCGAGGTCACCGCGACGATCGCACTGGAGGTCGTCGGCGCCTGA
- a CDS encoding peptidoglycan recognition protein family protein: MSDQRRHHDDRSQGMTRRRALHTAALAAGGALLGGAAVLGDADSAVAEARPYIYTRSQWRARSARRPAQVLNRRPDRIVVHHTATPNSTNYSTSHAASLSRAIQRHHMDRNGWDDIGQQLTISRGGYIMEGRNSVISALGQGRHVVGAHTANHNAHTIGIENEGTYTSTTPPGVLMNSLIELCAYLCAVYRLDPRRAIVGHRDYNATNCPGDRLYAMLPMLRTNVAQRMSTLGLPLVIRADELLEAPEELLPTFPEVPTNERGDLFYHGPALGSGEAA; this comes from the coding sequence ATGTCCGATCAACGGCGACACCACGACGACCGCAGTCAGGGCATGACCCGCAGGAGGGCGCTGCACACGGCCGCCCTGGCAGCGGGAGGGGCGTTGCTCGGGGGAGCGGCCGTCCTGGGGGACGCCGACTCCGCTGTGGCCGAAGCACGACCCTACATCTACACGCGCTCCCAGTGGCGCGCCCGCTCGGCGCGCCGTCCCGCCCAGGTGCTCAACCGGCGACCGGACCGGATCGTGGTGCACCACACCGCGACGCCCAACAGCACGAACTACAGCACGAGCCATGCGGCCTCGCTCTCGCGCGCCATCCAGCGCCACCACATGGACAGGAACGGGTGGGACGACATCGGCCAGCAGCTCACCATCAGCCGGGGCGGCTACATCATGGAGGGGCGCAACAGCGTGATCTCCGCGCTCGGCCAGGGCAGGCACGTGGTCGGGGCGCACACCGCCAATCACAACGCGCACACGATCGGCATCGAGAACGAGGGCACCTACACGTCGACGACGCCGCCCGGCGTGCTGATGAACTCCCTCATCGAGCTATGCGCCTACCTCTGCGCGGTCTACCGGCTCGACCCGCGCCGCGCCATCGTCGGGCACCGCGACTACAACGCGACCAACTGCCCCGGGGACCGGCTGTACGCGATGCTGCCGATGCTGCGCACCAACGTGGCGCAGCGCATGAGCACCCTGGGGCTGCCCCTGGTGATCCGAGCCGACGAGCTGCTGGAGGCGCCGGAGGAGCTGCTGCCGACCTTCCCCGAGGTGCCGACGAACGAACGCGGCGACCTCTTCTACCACGGACCCGCCCTCGGGAGCGGAGAGGCGGCCTGA
- a CDS encoding MATE family efflux transporter, protein MPRLLSALPFRHVHDRQIFLLAVPTFFALISEPLFLLTDSAVVGTLGTQALGGLGVASQVLLTLANLCIFLAYGTTAAVARRFGAGDVPAGIRTGIDGLWLALVIGIAVVAVGQVSATWLVQALGASPEVAPYALTYLRISLLSAPALLVIMAGTGVLRGLHDAKTPLLVAVGSNLANIALTVTFVLGLGWGIAGSAWATVFAQTAGAAVYIAMVVRAARRHGVGLTPDLDGLKAAAATGAALFTRTVSLRVVLVVMTAVAARLGDPEIAAHQVAFQIWALLVFAMDAIAIAGQAIIGRYLGAGDRAGARAATRRMVEWGVLIGVLFAALVLLVRPWAPLPFTSDPRVHALILGTLVLVAALQPASGVVMVLDGILMGAGDQRYLAWASLWTMLVFLPLAALVLWTTPEGDPNGLFRLWLAFGVWICARGVTLGLRARGDAWLVTGATRP, encoded by the coding sequence ATGCCCAGACTGCTCTCCGCCCTGCCGTTCCGGCACGTCCACGACCGGCAGATCTTCCTCCTCGCCGTCCCCACGTTCTTCGCCCTCATCTCGGAACCGCTGTTCCTGCTGACCGACTCCGCCGTCGTGGGCACGCTCGGCACGCAGGCACTGGGCGGGCTCGGGGTGGCCAGCCAGGTCCTCCTGACGCTGGCCAACCTGTGCATCTTCCTCGCCTACGGCACCACCGCGGCGGTGGCCCGCCGGTTCGGTGCCGGGGACGTGCCCGCCGGGATACGCACCGGGATCGACGGCCTGTGGCTGGCACTGGTCATCGGTATCGCGGTGGTGGCCGTCGGCCAGGTGTCGGCCACCTGGCTGGTGCAGGCGCTGGGCGCATCGCCCGAAGTGGCCCCCTACGCCCTGACCTATCTGCGGATCAGCCTGCTGAGCGCGCCCGCACTACTCGTCATCATGGCGGGAACCGGGGTCCTGAGGGGCCTGCACGACGCGAAGACCCCGCTGCTCGTCGCCGTGGGCTCCAACCTGGCCAACATCGCGCTCACCGTCACCTTCGTGCTCGGCCTGGGCTGGGGTATCGCCGGGTCGGCGTGGGCCACCGTGTTCGCGCAGACGGCCGGTGCGGCGGTCTACATCGCCATGGTCGTCCGCGCCGCCCGCCGCCACGGCGTCGGCCTGACCCCGGACCTCGACGGGCTCAAGGCCGCCGCCGCGACCGGTGCCGCGCTGTTCACCCGCACCGTCTCGCTGCGCGTGGTGCTGGTGGTCATGACCGCGGTCGCGGCCCGCCTCGGCGACCCCGAGATCGCCGCCCACCAGGTGGCGTTCCAGATCTGGGCCCTACTGGTGTTCGCCATGGACGCCATCGCGATCGCCGGGCAGGCGATCATCGGACGCTACCTGGGCGCGGGCGACCGCGCCGGAGCCCGGGCCGCCACCCGCCGCATGGTGGAGTGGGGTGTGCTCATCGGCGTTCTGTTCGCCGCGCTGGTCCTGCTCGTCCGGCCGTGGGCGCCCCTCCCCTTCACCTCCGACCCGCGGGTACACGCCCTCATCCTGGGAACGCTCGTCCTGGTCGCCGCCCTGCAGCCCGCCAGCGGCGTGGTGATGGTGCTCGACGGCATCCTGATGGGCGCCGGCGACCAGCGCTACCTCGCCTGGGCCAGCCTGTGGACGATGCTCGTCTTCCTACCGCTGGCCGCCCTGGTGCTGTGGACGACCCCGGAGGGCGACCCGAACGGGCTGTTCCGGTTGTGGCTGGCCTTCGGCGTGTGGATCTGCGCCCGTGGCGTGACCCTGGGGCTGCGGGCCAGGGGTGACGCGTGGCTCGTCACCGGCGCCACGCGCCCCTGA
- a CDS encoding replicative DNA helicase, with translation MSVADHTPEEGSGFDRTPPHDIKAEQSVLGGMMLSKEAITQVVEIVRSHDFYRPAHQTIFDAIVDLFARGEPVDAITVNAELTKRGEAARVGGAVYLHTLTESIPTAANAGYYANIVSDRAILRRLVEVGTRIAQIGYAGDGEVDDLVDHAQAEIYKVAEKRTGDDYLPLSDIMPGALDEIEAISAHDGSMTGVPTGFTDFDQLTNGLHAGQMVIIAARPAVGKSTLALDFARAASIKNQLTSVFFSLEMGRNEIVMRLLSAEARVPLHTMRSGLMTDDDWARLARRMGEVASAPLFIDDSPNMSMMEIRAKCRRLKQQHDLKLVVVDYLQLMSSPGRVESRQQEVSEMSRSLKLLAKELEVPVIALSQLNRGPEQRTDKKPQVSDLRESGCLTADTRVLRADTGAEVTMGELYRSGERDIPVWSLDERLRLVPRTMTHVFSSGVKETFRLRLTSGREVTASGNHPFLTYDGWKQLSDLSSGTRIAVPRHVPAPSETREWAEAEVVLLAHLIGDGSFVRRQPLRYASVDEANLAAVSKAAEHFRVTAVRDDFAQARVTTLRLPAPFRLARGKRNPIAAWLDDLGLFGLRSHEKFVPEPVFGLSQRQVALFLHHLWATDGCVHWDAKAGQARIYYASTSHRLISDVAALLARFNIMTRIKPTRKGNYRTCYQLLIHGTENQQRFLERIGCNGGRDAQVRRCLAELADKQRNTNLATVPVQVWDRVGETLKERKMPHREFASAMGTRFCGSAMWKRAPSRERLGRVAAVLDDADLELLATNDVFWDEIAEIEPLGEQEVFDATVLGTHNFVANGINVHNSIEQDADMVILLYREDVHDKESPRAGEADLIVAKHRNGPTATVTVAFQGHYSRFVDMAPG, from the coding sequence GTGAGCGTCGCTGATCATACGCCGGAGGAAGGCAGCGGATTCGACCGCACCCCTCCGCATGACATCAAGGCGGAGCAGAGCGTGCTCGGCGGCATGATGCTCTCCAAGGAGGCCATCACCCAGGTCGTGGAGATCGTCCGCTCGCACGACTTCTACCGCCCGGCGCACCAGACCATCTTCGACGCCATCGTCGACCTCTTCGCCCGCGGTGAGCCGGTGGACGCCATCACCGTCAACGCCGAACTCACCAAGCGCGGCGAGGCGGCCCGCGTCGGCGGCGCCGTCTACCTCCACACCCTCACCGAGTCCATCCCCACGGCGGCCAACGCCGGCTACTACGCCAACATCGTCTCCGACCGCGCGATCCTCCGCCGCCTGGTCGAGGTGGGCACCCGCATCGCCCAGATCGGCTACGCGGGCGACGGCGAGGTCGACGACCTCGTCGACCACGCCCAGGCCGAGATCTACAAGGTCGCCGAGAAGCGCACCGGCGACGACTACCTCCCGCTGAGCGACATCATGCCGGGCGCCCTCGACGAGATCGAGGCCATCTCGGCCCACGACGGCTCCATGACCGGCGTCCCTACCGGCTTCACCGACTTCGACCAGCTCACCAACGGCCTCCATGCCGGACAAATGGTGATCATCGCGGCCAGGCCGGCCGTTGGCAAATCGACACTAGCCCTGGATTTCGCCCGGGCAGCGTCCATCAAGAACCAGCTGACGTCGGTGTTCTTCAGTCTGGAGATGGGGCGCAACGAGATCGTCATGCGGCTGCTGTCGGCCGAGGCGCGGGTGCCGCTGCACACCATGCGCTCGGGGCTGATGACCGACGACGACTGGGCGCGGCTCGCGCGCCGCATGGGCGAGGTCGCCAGTGCGCCGCTGTTCATCGACGACTCCCCGAACATGTCGATGATGGAGATCCGCGCCAAGTGCCGCCGCCTCAAGCAGCAGCACGACCTCAAGCTGGTCGTCGTCGACTACCTGCAGCTGATGAGCTCACCCGGCCGGGTGGAGAGCCGCCAGCAGGAGGTCTCCGAGATGTCCCGGTCCCTGAAGCTCCTGGCCAAGGAGCTTGAGGTCCCGGTCATCGCGCTGTCGCAGCTCAACCGTGGTCCGGAGCAGCGTACCGACAAGAAACCCCAGGTCAGCGACCTTCGTGAGTCCGGGTGTCTGACGGCCGACACGCGTGTCCTGCGCGCGGACACCGGCGCCGAGGTCACCATGGGGGAGCTGTACCGCAGTGGTGAGCGCGACATCCCGGTGTGGTCGCTGGACGAGCGCCTGCGCCTGGTCCCCCGCACGATGACCCACGTCTTCTCCAGCGGGGTCAAGGAGACCTTCCGGTTGCGTCTGACCTCGGGCCGCGAGGTGACGGCGTCCGGCAACCACCCGTTCTTGACCTATGACGGGTGGAAGCAGCTGAGTGATCTCTCCTCGGGCACTCGGATCGCGGTCCCGCGCCACGTTCCGGCTCCTTCGGAGACCAGGGAGTGGGCCGAAGCGGAGGTCGTCCTTCTCGCCCACCTCATCGGCGATGGCTCGTTCGTCAGGCGGCAGCCACTGCGCTACGCGAGCGTGGACGAGGCGAACCTCGCGGCCGTGTCCAAGGCCGCCGAGCACTTCAGGGTCACCGCCGTTCGCGACGACTTCGCGCAGGCGCGGGTGACCACGCTGCGCCTGCCAGCACCGTTCCGGTTGGCCCGAGGCAAGCGCAACCCGATCGCCGCCTGGCTGGACGACCTGGGGCTCTTCGGGCTGCGCAGTCATGAGAAGTTCGTACCGGAACCGGTCTTCGGGCTGTCCCAGCGGCAGGTGGCGCTGTTCCTCCACCATCTCTGGGCGACCGACGGGTGTGTCCACTGGGACGCGAAGGCCGGACAGGCCCGGATCTACTACGCCTCGACGAGCCATCGCCTGATCTCCGACGTGGCGGCGCTCTTGGCCCGGTTCAACATCATGACCAGGATCAAGCCGACGCGTAAGGGGAACTACCGGACCTGCTATCAGCTCCTCATCCATGGCACCGAGAACCAGCAGCGTTTTCTGGAGAGGATCGGCTGCAACGGGGGCCGTGATGCTCAGGTTCGCCGCTGTCTCGCGGAGCTGGCCGACAAGCAGCGGAACACGAATCTCGCTACCGTGCCGGTGCAGGTCTGGGATCGCGTGGGGGAGACGCTCAAGGAGCGGAAGATGCCGCACCGCGAGTTCGCCTCGGCGATGGGGACCCGGTTCTGCGGCAGCGCCATGTGGAAGCGTGCGCCGAGCCGGGAGCGGCTGGGTCGTGTCGCGGCGGTCCTGGACGACGCCGACCTGGAGCTGCTCGCTACCAATGACGTCTTCTGGGACGAGATCGCTGAGATCGAACCGCTCGGTGAGCAGGAGGTCTTCGACGCGACCGTCCTTGGTACGCACAACTTCGTGGCGAACGGTATCAACGTCCACAACTCGATCGAGCAGGATGCCGACATGGTCATCCTGCTCTACCGCGAGGACGTGCACGACAAGGAGTCCCCGCGGGCCGGGGAGGCCGACCTGATCGTGGCCAAGCACCGAAACGGCCCCACGGCCACGGTCACCGTGGCCTTCCAGGGGCACTACAGCCGATTCGTCGACATGGCGCCCGGGTGA
- a CDS encoding PH domain-containing protein, with the protein MKLVAPTNRAPASVNRYLLPHEQDVVTIRRHPAVLMTPVAIVLGALIVAGILSNTVLAASAAALAVIWWLWLLVLVWFVWRVAEWSVDYFVITSARLLLTTGLITRQVNMMPLGKVTDMRFERSIIGRFLGYGTFVMESAGQDQALSRINFVPYPEQLYLEVVGLIFPDNG; encoded by the coding sequence ATGAAGCTCGTAGCTCCGACCAACCGGGCCCCCGCATCGGTCAACCGCTACCTGCTACCCCACGAACAGGATGTCGTCACCATCCGGCGTCATCCCGCAGTCCTGATGACACCCGTCGCCATCGTCCTCGGCGCACTGATCGTCGCGGGCATCCTGAGCAACACCGTCCTGGCGGCCAGCGCTGCGGCGCTGGCGGTCATCTGGTGGCTGTGGCTGCTCGTGCTCGTCTGGTTCGTGTGGCGCGTCGCGGAGTGGTCGGTGGACTACTTCGTCATCACCTCGGCTCGCCTGCTGCTGACCACCGGCCTGATCACCCGGCAGGTCAACATGATGCCGCTGGGCAAGGTCACCGACATGCGCTTCGAGCGCTCGATCATCGGCCGGTTCCTCGGCTACGGCACCTTCGTCATGGAGTCGGCCGGTCAGGACCAGGCACTGAGCCGGATCAACTTCGTTCCCTACCCGGAACAGCTCTACCTGGAGGTCGTCGGGCTCATCTTCCCGGACAACGGCTAG
- a CDS encoding three-helix bundle dimerization domain-containing protein, translating into MPEKTQTPPRDFTAVIDRLHAEFADVHQQATVARCVDAARHGALEVTGKATPDLVERIARQHLQVLALAFAERR; encoded by the coding sequence ATGCCCGAGAAGACCCAGACCCCGCCCCGCGACTTCACCGCGGTCATCGACCGCCTGCACGCCGAGTTCGCCGACGTGCACCAGCAGGCGACCGTGGCCAGATGTGTCGACGCCGCACGGCACGGGGCACTGGAGGTCACCGGGAAGGCCACTCCGGATCTGGTGGAGCGGATCGCGCGCCAGCACCTCCAGGTGCTCGCCCTGGCGTTCGCGGAGCGCCGCTGA
- the upp gene encoding uracil phosphoribosyltransferase: METLVVDHPLVAHKLTTLRNVHTDSPTFRRLTDELVTLLAYEATRDVRVADVTVDTPLTPMTGVQLTRPTPLVVPILRAGLGMLDGMTRLLPTAEIGFLGMARDEQTLQPATYADRLPQDLSGRQCYVLDPMLATGGTLAAALKLLVDRGADHITAICLLAAPEGLNAVEKKLTETLQADHGATLRVVTAAVDERLDENGFIVPGLGDAGDRLYGCS, from the coding sequence ATGGAAACCCTGGTCGTCGACCATCCGCTCGTCGCGCACAAGCTCACGACCTTGCGCAACGTGCACACCGACTCGCCCACGTTCCGCCGCCTGACCGACGAACTGGTCACGCTGCTCGCCTACGAGGCGACCCGGGACGTGCGTGTCGCCGACGTGACCGTGGACACTCCGCTGACCCCCATGACCGGTGTGCAGCTGACCCGGCCGACCCCGCTGGTGGTGCCGATCCTGCGCGCCGGGCTCGGCATGCTCGACGGGATGACCCGCCTGCTCCCGACCGCCGAGATCGGCTTCCTGGGGATGGCGCGCGACGAGCAGACGCTCCAGCCGGCGACCTACGCCGACCGCCTCCCGCAGGACCTGTCCGGACGGCAGTGCTACGTGCTCGACCCCATGCTGGCGACCGGCGGGACGCTCGCCGCCGCCCTGAAGCTCCTGGTGGACCGCGGGGCGGACCACATCACCGCGATCTGCCTGCTCGCCGCTCCCGAGGGGCTGAACGCCGTGGAGAAGAAGCTGACCGAAACCCTGCAGGCGGACCACGGCGCGACGCTGCGCGTGGTCACGGCCGCCGTCGACGAGCGTCTGGACGAGAACGGGTTCATCGTCCCCGGGCTGGGTGACGCCGGGGATCGGCTGTACGGCTGCTCCTGA
- a CDS encoding tRNA adenosine deaminase-associated protein, which yields MTELEQSDDDESGDFAAVAYREEELWDVYCLPEALAQDFSGLLHALRQQPSISGAIGLVSVGDDFFIIIRVYGRDDVSLFLSDVTASIDWPVAREVLDYLEIDVPDDEDLDQVLPAGDLSILADLGMDEMELGALAGDLDLYPDEVLASISERLGFQQAFQRALDGMG from the coding sequence ATGACGGAACTCGAACAGAGCGACGACGACGAATCCGGCGACTTCGCGGCCGTCGCCTACCGGGAAGAGGAGCTCTGGGACGTCTACTGCCTCCCCGAGGCCCTGGCCCAGGACTTCTCCGGGCTGCTCCACGCGCTGCGCCAGCAGCCGAGCATCAGCGGAGCGATCGGCCTGGTCTCGGTCGGCGACGACTTCTTCATCATCATCCGCGTCTACGGCCGCGACGACGTCAGCCTGTTCCTGTCCGACGTGACCGCCTCCATCGACTGGCCGGTGGCCCGCGAGGTCCTGGACTACCTGGAGATCGACGTCCCGGACGACGAGGACCTCGACCAGGTGCTGCCCGCGGGCGACCTGTCGATCCTGGCCGACCTCGGCATGGACGAGATGGAACTCGGCGCGCTCGCCGGCGACCTCGACCTCTACCCCGACGAGGTCCTGGCGAGCATCTCCGAGCGGCTCGGATTCCAGCAGGCGTTCCAGCGTGCCCTCGACGGGATGGGGTAG
- a CDS encoding tRNA adenosine deaminase-associated protein translates to MPIFSVLFFRAVGVWRGEVVDLAGTESIDDIADLMRDVAAARDVEAVDGTMVLMMEADDEWFGVIRVDDHADPRVFLSDVRVVGEYPIAALLLDSGDVHAPQQREGTGQQPYPDPGGDEELLADLGTSGKALRSMAVAEGALPGDVLADLADRAGFGDVLDMLHS, encoded by the coding sequence GTGCCGATCTTCTCGGTTCTCTTCTTCCGCGCGGTCGGCGTGTGGAGGGGAGAAGTGGTGGACCTGGCGGGCACGGAGAGCATCGACGACATCGCCGATCTCATGCGCGATGTCGCCGCCGCCCGCGATGTCGAGGCGGTCGACGGCACCATGGTCCTGATGATGGAGGCGGATGACGAGTGGTTCGGCGTCATCCGGGTCGACGACCACGCCGACCCCCGGGTGTTCCTGTCCGACGTCCGTGTGGTGGGCGAGTACCCGATCGCGGCGCTGCTCCTGGACAGCGGTGACGTGCACGCCCCCCAGCAGCGCGAGGGCACCGGCCAGCAGCCCTACCCCGACCCGGGGGGCGACGAGGAGCTTCTGGCGGACCTCGGAACGTCGGGCAAGGCCCTGCGGTCGATGGCGGTGGCCGAGGGGGCGCTGCCCGGTGACGTGCTCGCCGACCTCGCCGACCGGGCCGGCTTCGGCGACGTGCTGGACATGCTGCACTCATGA
- a CDS encoding nucleoside deaminase — protein MNAGERAMGRAEIDAALRLALAESDLTSGSEDVPVGAVVLDPEGVLIGSGHNEREAVGDPTAHAELLAIRSAARHLGAWRLTGCTLAVTLEPCTMCAGAIVQARVERLVFGARDAKAGAVGSLWDVVRDRRLNHRPEVIPPDLVSSDIAERCGGMLTEFFSRRRFG, from the coding sequence ATGAACGCGGGGGAACGGGCCATGGGGCGGGCGGAGATCGACGCCGCGCTGCGACTCGCGCTGGCCGAGAGCGATCTCACCTCGGGCAGCGAGGACGTGCCGGTCGGGGCCGTGGTGCTGGATCCCGAGGGCGTCCTCATCGGTTCGGGCCACAACGAGCGCGAGGCCGTCGGGGACCCCACCGCACACGCCGAGCTGCTGGCGATCCGCTCCGCCGCCCGGCACCTGGGCGCGTGGCGGCTGACCGGGTGCACGCTCGCCGTCACCCTGGAGCCGTGCACGATGTGCGCCGGGGCCATCGTGCAGGCGCGCGTCGAGCGCCTCGTCTTCGGCGCCCGTGACGCCAAGGCGGGCGCGGTCGGTTCGCTGTGGGACGTGGTCCGCGACCGCAGGCTGAACCACCGGCCGGAGGTCATCCCGCCCGACCTCGTGAGCAGTGACATCGCAGAAAGATGCGGTGGGATGCTGACCGAGTTCTTCTCACGGCGTCGTTTCGGGTAA
- a CDS encoding DUF3558 domain-containing protein: MSAGSPPPGPPRPPSGPQGPYQGPPGWYGPHLPGGPGGPNGGWGGPGMGGDYPPPPKRTGLWIALGAGAVLVVLTVVGLVLAVGLPGYDDASETDGSRPTGGAHGDGRDGTPEPDGDPARYTGPDRPTKVEIGAGPYELPDDPCAAFSPETLVGLGIDGEKGEPTLTDSTIASCTWYHLAGDGSFHNVQVDYTVPPDDPTSVADAEQMYDFHAEKGVGILGDRVEEEKSDVGDESVVVLTRMKDDGHHEATALVRKDNIMVEVSRGIRPDPSDTSGDPTIEWADAQKLMPELARQALNNVG, from the coding sequence ATGAGCGCAGGGTCTCCGCCGCCCGGGCCGCCCCGGCCTCCGTCCGGACCGCAGGGGCCGTACCAGGGCCCTCCGGGCTGGTACGGCCCGCACCTGCCGGGCGGGCCCGGGGGCCCCAACGGGGGCTGGGGCGGCCCCGGGATGGGCGGGGACTACCCGCCGCCCCCGAAGCGGACCGGCCTGTGGATCGCGCTCGGTGCCGGCGCGGTGCTCGTGGTGCTCACGGTCGTCGGCCTGGTCCTCGCCGTGGGGCTGCCCGGCTACGACGACGCGTCCGAGACGGACGGCTCCCGTCCGACCGGCGGCGCCCACGGCGACGGCCGGGACGGGACTCCGGAGCCGGACGGGGATCCGGCCCGCTACACCGGCCCGGACCGGCCGACGAAGGTGGAGATCGGCGCCGGCCCCTACGAGCTCCCCGACGACCCCTGCGCCGCCTTTTCCCCCGAGACCCTGGTGGGCCTGGGGATCGACGGGGAGAAGGGGGAGCCGACCCTGACCGACTCCACGATCGCGAGCTGTACCTGGTACCACCTGGCCGGCGACGGGTCGTTCCACAATGTCCAGGTCGACTACACCGTGCCGCCGGATGACCCGACGTCGGTGGCCGATGCCGAGCAGATGTACGACTTCCACGCGGAGAAGGGCGTCGGCATCCTCGGCGACCGGGTCGAGGAGGAGAAGTCCGACGTCGGCGACGAGAGCGTGGTCGTCCTCACCAGGATGAAGGACGACGGCCACCACGAAGCGACGGCGCTGGTCCGCAAGGACAACATCATGGTCGAGGTGAGCCGCGGCATCCGCCCGGACCCCTCGGACACCTCCGGCGACCCCACCATCGAGTGGGCCGATGCCCAGAAGCTGATGCCCGAACTGGCCCGCCAGGCGCTGAACAACGTGGGTTGA